CGGTAGACGAGGATCCAGGTGAAGCTGGCGACCGGGTAGGCGTCGGCGCCGGGCGGATTGGTGAGCGAGACCCGGAAGTCGGCCGGCATGTCCTTGCCGGCGGCCGCCGCGGCCGCCGTCGTGCTGTCGATCATGGGCTCCACGAACTTGCCCGCCTCGTTCCGGGTGGCGCCCGCCGGCAGCTTGTTCTGGACGGCGTAGGCGAGCTCGACGTAGCCGAGGGCGCCGGGCGTGTTCTTG
This DNA window, taken from Candidatus Methylomirabilota bacterium, encodes the following:
- a CDS encoding phosphate ABC transporter substrate-binding protein PstS; the encoded protein is KNTPGALGYVELAYAVQNKLPAGATRNEAGKFVEPMIDSTTAAAAAAGKDMPADFRVSLTNPPGADAYPVASFTWILVYRDQPDEAKGRALAKFLWWAAHEGQKYAKDLLYAPLPPPVVKQIEAKLREIRYQGKPVLAAAQ